In Cuculus canorus isolate bCucCan1 chromosome 27, bCucCan1.pri, whole genome shotgun sequence, the following proteins share a genomic window:
- the CBARP gene encoding voltage-dependent calcium channel beta subunit-associated regulatory protein — MNDDPTPWDNATESTTAVPGEVSPQDGYVLLLALLSIFIGGTLVLLSSILIICRRCCEADRRHSRASDDPEKTNTTYLDDSQPTQDITIKVEDPDCLSSSSYRDAESERFLSSSSSTARRVSFNEAALFDQGKKTQEKGRRYTLTEGDFHHLKNARLTHLPPAPPALRIVTIHECETSENSPAMAPCPLLPKPGLAIFQPPGGAPRPPSLPSHAVCPSSALPGDTYNSTVDTSFAEASPAASSDSGEGPSSAAAPRAGKGAGGVSVGPPEPPPAPTQGTVLQFFTRLRRHASLDGASPYFRIKKWKLESTQRASSLDTRGSPKRRQFQRQRAASESMDQEDRDPHQTDIIQYIAHTDDVAFHPAGGPFLPSPTSPPPSLGRLELGEEGMGSPSDAGVLEQPSAYHDIWSLRASLELYASSERSNDQDSVRSDGGDSISSAGGVAPCPSSSLDEAEGPDEKLWGRPKLEESEPGTRKLLQMDSGYASIEAPSRGGEEGTPKDQTASEKRICFTSAGRKGTIFESFGGQEPEEEEEEEEEEGSTAGSAARGGPPRPHSPLAWSPYGQMFPGRDVLPRRDYSIDEKTDALFNAFVRHDPQFDESPLRGKHRSRIHLRKQWQHTKQYSDPGVRYPALERHRTPLRRGDSANYPLDSRFHSPLPRIVSAGDEEAMEAANGVSPASTLPDPEIQVIVEEPGEVVPEPKAGCEPRGDDDCPGSGRCLELGSSSELMDKITGGLEERLYGHLRKAGESESTERAVAVAASDAPPDHSPV; from the exons GCGGTGCCCGGCGAGGTGTCCCCCCAGGATGGGTACGTGCTGCTCCTCGCCCTGCTCTCCATCTTCATCGGGGGAACCCTAGTGCTGCTCTCCAGCATCCTGATCATCTGCCGCCGCTGCTGCGAGGCCGACCGACGGCATTCCAG aGCCAGCGATGACCCTGAGAAAACCAACACCACCTACCTGGATGACTCGCAGCCCACCCAGG ATATCACCATCAAAGTGGAGGACCCCGACTGCCTCTCGTCCTCCAGCTACCGGGATGCAGAGAGCGAGCGATTCctgtcctccagctcctccaccGCCCGCCGCGTTTCCTTCAATGAGGCTGCGCTCTTTGACCAGGGCAAGAAGACccaggagaaggggaggag GTACACACTGACCGAGGGCGACTTCCACCACCTGAAGAATGCACGCCTGACCCACCTGCCCCCCGCGCCCCCTGCCCTCAGGATCGTAACCATCCACGAGTGCGAGACCAGTGAAAACAGCCCTGCCATGGCCCCCTGTCCGCTCCTGCCCAAGCCTGGCCTTGCCATCTTCCAG ccccctggGGGAGCCCCCCGACCGCCGTCGCTCCCCAGCCACGCCGtgtgccccagctctgccttgcCTGGGGACACCTACAACTCCACTGTGGACACCAGCTTCGCAGAAGCCAGCCCGGCTGCCTCCTCTGACTCTGGGGAGGGCCCCTCG TCTGCAGCAGCGcccagggctgggaagggggcTGGAGGTGTCAGCGTTggcccccccgagccccccccagcccccacgCAGGGCACCGTCCTGCAGTTCTTTACCCGCCTGCGCCGCCATGCCAGCCTGGACGGGGCCAGCCCCTATTTCAGGATTAAGAAGTGGAAGCTGGAGAGCACCCAGCGGGCGTCCAGCCTGGACACGAGAG GGTCCCCCAAACGGCGGCAGTTCCAGCGGCAACGGGCAGCCAGTGAGAGCATGGACCAGGAGGACCGGGACCCTCACCAGACAGACATCATCCAGTACATCGCCCACACGGATGATGTGGCTTTCCACCCTGCGGGCGGCCCTTTCCTGCCCTCCCCCACCAGCCCGCCCCCCTCTCTCGGCAG GCTAGAGCTGGGCGAGGAAGGCATGGGCAGCCCCAGCGACGCTGGTGTCTTGGAGCAGCCCAGCGCCTACCATGACATCTGGAGCCTGCGTGCCTCACTGGAGCTGTACGCCTCCTCGGAGCGGAGCAACGACCAGGACTCGGTGCGCAGCGACGGGGGGGACAGTATCTCCTCTGCTGGCGGCGTGGCcccctgcccttcctcctccttggaCGAGGCCGAAGGCCCAGACGAGAAGCTCTGGGGTCGGCCCAAGCTGGAGGAATCAGAGCCTGGCACACGCAAGCTGCTGCAGATGGACAGTGGCTATGCCTCCATCGAGGCACCCAGTCgtgggggtgaggaggggacCCCCAAGGACCAGACAGCCTCCGAGAAGCGCATTTGCTTCACCAGTGCGGGTCGGAAAGGCACCATCTTTGAGAGCTTCGGGGGCCAGGAgccggaggaggaggaggaagaagaggaggaagaagggagcaCGGCCGGGAGCGCAGCACGTGGGGGACCCCCAcgtccccacagccccctggcCTGGTCCCCGTATGGGCAGATGTTCCCAGGGCGGGATGTGCTGCCCCGGCGGGACTACAGCATCGATGAGAAGACGGATGCTTTGTTCAACGCCTTCGTGCGCCATGACCCCCAGTTCGACGAGTCACCGCTGCGGGGCAAGCACCGCTCCCGCATCCACCTCCGGAAGCAGTGGCAGCACACCAAGCAGTACAGCGACCCTGGCGTGCGCTACCCCGCGCTTGAGCGGCACCGCACACCCTTGCGCCGTGGTGACAGCGCCAACTACCCCTTGGACTCCCGCTTCCATAGCCCCCTGCCCCGCATTGTCAGTGCCGGTGATGAGGAGGCGATGGAGGCAGCCAATGGGGTCTCCCCAGCCTCAACGCTGCCTGACCCGGAGATCCAGGTGATTGTGGAGGAGCCTGGAGAGGTGGTCCCCGAGCCAAAGGCTGGCTGCGAGCCCCGCGGGGACGATGACTGCCCTGGCTCGGGGAGGTGCTTGGAACTGGGCTCCAGTTCAGAGCTGATGGACAAGATCACTGGTGGCCTCGAAGAGCGGCTCTATGGGCACTTGAGGAAAGCGGGAGAGAGCGAGAGCACGGAGCGTGCAGTGGCCGTGGCAGCCAGTGATGCCCCCCCCGACCACAGCCCTGTTTAG